From a single Sulfolobus sp. E5-1-F genomic region:
- a CDS encoding 2-oxoacid:ferredoxin oxidoreductase subunit beta codes for MAALKVEWNDWCPGCGNFGILSAEQQAIQELGLDPKKVVLVSGIGCSGKIPHFIRLPASGVHTLHGRALTFAIGIKLANPSLEVIVNGGDGDQLGIGVGHFVSAGRRNVDLTVIVHNNGVYGLTKGQASPTLKLGVKTKSLPKPNINSDINPIALAISSGYTFVARGYAYDVKHLKEIIKKAIKHKGLAMIDVLQPCPTYNDIHTKEYYDKRVYKLDDDPTWDPIVRKPEEAEDKMSKAILKSMEWGDRIPIGVFYQNELVSTYEQRIAERSPSYLDNPPANDLIEFEGKPTTDIEDILKERRVV; via the coding sequence ATGGCGGCGCTTAAGGTAGAGTGGAACGATTGGTGCCCTGGTTGCGGTAATTTCGGTATATTGAGTGCAGAGCAACAAGCAATCCAAGAACTTGGCTTAGATCCCAAAAAGGTAGTGCTAGTAAGTGGTATAGGTTGTTCTGGAAAAATTCCTCACTTTATTAGGTTACCAGCAAGTGGAGTACATACGTTGCATGGCAGAGCATTAACTTTCGCTATTGGAATAAAACTAGCTAACCCATCGTTGGAAGTTATTGTAAATGGTGGAGACGGTGACCAATTAGGTATTGGTGTAGGGCATTTCGTAAGTGCAGGGAGGAGGAATGTGGATTTAACTGTAATAGTTCATAACAATGGTGTTTATGGATTAACTAAAGGTCAAGCTTCACCCACGTTGAAGTTGGGTGTTAAGACTAAGAGTTTACCAAAACCAAATATCAATTCCGATATTAATCCAATAGCTCTTGCAATAAGTTCTGGATATACTTTCGTAGCTAGGGGTTACGCATATGATGTGAAACATTTGAAGGAGATAATAAAGAAGGCTATTAAGCATAAGGGATTAGCAATGATTGATGTATTGCAACCTTGCCCAACTTATAACGATATCCATACTAAGGAGTATTATGATAAGAGGGTTTACAAGTTAGATGACGACCCAACTTGGGATCCAATAGTTAGGAAGCCAGAAGAGGCAGAAGATAAGATGAGTAAGGCTATATTGAAAAGTATGGAGTGGGGAGACAGAATACCAATTGGTGTATTTTATCAAAATGAATTAGTATCAACTTACGAGCAAAGAATTGCTGAAAGATCTCCGTCATATTTAGATAATCCGCCAGCAAATGATTTAATAGAATTTGAAGGAAAACCGACTACTGATATTGAAGATATTTTGAAAGAAAGAAGAGTAGTCTAA
- a CDS encoding 2-oxoacid:ferredoxin oxidoreductase subunit alpha yields the protein MRISWMIGGAQGSGVDTSANIFGNAVAASGYYIYGNREYYSNIKGRHSYFNLTISDKPPRSIAQQVEILTSFDAETIFQHFNEVKEVLIYSTEVENTKAEQIQSMETEITEHVVKFLKEKGYGTTVKDVINYLKKERGVKVIPIDYMEILKKVADQAKVQLSVADRARNTIAIAASYKLLGLKEQYLLNSITRTFRQEVFAKINTIAAQLTMQQIQPMYDLPELPNNEEKINLDGNTAAAIGKIYGGLRFQSYYPITPASDESVFIEAHQTVFTVDPKTGEKRKSTIVVVQAEDELAAINMASGAALTGVRAATATSGPGFSLMVEGMGWAGMNEAPVVITYYIRGGPSTGQPTRTSQADLMFALNAGHGEFPRIVIASGDHVEAFHDGTWALNLAQKYQTPVIHLVDKALANSYSIIPKKMLGMENIRIEKGKIVINSNIPELKRFEITEDGISPFAPLGTTRIHYTGDEHDEYGFIAEASENREKMYEKRIKKLFTADKEIPEESRVNIYGNTDSKIAIITWGSPKGAILDAMEELESEGIRPMLIQIRMFSPFPKNLMKKLLSGKELIIDVESNYFGQAGEVLKLNTGIEPTHYILKWNGRPMMRDEVKEGIKAVIQKGEKRVVLHGGA from the coding sequence ATGCGAATAAGCTGGATGATAGGAGGAGCTCAAGGTTCGGGTGTAGACACTTCCGCTAATATTTTTGGCAATGCCGTAGCTGCTAGCGGTTATTACATATATGGAAACAGAGAGTATTACTCCAATATCAAAGGTAGACATTCCTATTTTAACCTAACCATTAGTGATAAACCACCAAGAAGTATAGCCCAGCAAGTTGAGATTTTAACCAGTTTCGACGCAGAAACAATATTTCAGCATTTCAATGAAGTAAAAGAAGTATTAATATATAGTACAGAGGTTGAAAATACTAAGGCTGAACAAATCCAGAGTATGGAAACAGAAATAACTGAACACGTAGTTAAATTCTTGAAGGAAAAAGGGTATGGGACTACAGTAAAGGACGTAATAAATTATTTAAAGAAGGAGAGAGGAGTTAAGGTAATACCAATCGATTACATGGAGATCTTAAAGAAGGTCGCTGATCAGGCTAAGGTGCAGTTAAGCGTTGCAGATAGAGCAAGGAATACCATAGCTATTGCGGCTTCTTACAAACTATTAGGGTTAAAAGAGCAATATCTATTAAACTCTATAACCAGAACCTTTAGACAAGAGGTTTTCGCTAAGATAAATACTATTGCAGCGCAATTAACAATGCAGCAAATCCAACCAATGTACGATCTACCTGAATTACCTAACAATGAAGAGAAAATAAACTTAGATGGTAATACGGCAGCAGCAATTGGTAAGATTTATGGTGGATTAAGGTTCCAGTCATACTATCCAATAACCCCAGCAAGTGATGAGAGCGTTTTCATAGAGGCACATCAAACTGTATTTACTGTAGATCCCAAGACTGGAGAAAAAAGGAAATCTACGATAGTGGTTGTTCAAGCTGAGGATGAATTAGCGGCAATAAATATGGCTTCTGGAGCTGCCTTAACTGGGGTAAGAGCAGCTACAGCTACTTCAGGTCCAGGATTTTCCTTAATGGTTGAGGGAATGGGATGGGCTGGAATGAACGAGGCACCGGTTGTAATCACCTACTATATCAGAGGAGGTCCCTCGACTGGTCAGCCAACTAGGACCTCTCAAGCCGATCTAATGTTCGCTTTAAATGCAGGGCATGGTGAATTTCCGAGAATAGTTATAGCCTCCGGTGACCACGTTGAGGCTTTCCATGATGGTACTTGGGCACTTAACCTAGCTCAAAAATATCAAACCCCAGTAATACACTTGGTAGATAAAGCACTAGCTAACTCCTATTCAATTATTCCTAAGAAAATGTTAGGAATGGAGAATATAAGGATAGAAAAAGGTAAGATTGTAATTAATTCGAATATCCCTGAATTAAAGAGATTTGAAATAACTGAAGATGGTATATCCCCATTTGCTCCATTAGGTACTACTAGGATTCACTATACTGGTGACGAACATGACGAATACGGGTTCATAGCAGAAGCTAGTGAGAATAGAGAGAAGATGTATGAAAAGAGGATAAAGAAGCTGTTTACAGCAGACAAGGAAATTCCAGAGGAGAGCAGGGTTAATATTTATGGGAACACTGATTCAAAGATAGCAATAATAACATGGGGATCTCCTAAGGGAGCAATATTGGATGCTATGGAAGAGCTGGAGAGTGAAGGAATCAGACCAATGTTAATTCAGATAAGGATGTTTAGCCCATTCCCCAAGAACCTAATGAAGAAGTTACTAAGTGGGAAAGAGTTAATAATTGATGTGGAGAGTAATTACTTTGGACAAGCTGGTGAGGTGTTGAAATTGAACACAGGTATCGAACCTACACATTATATATTAAAATGGAATGGTAGACCTATGATGAGAGATGAGGTAAAGGAAGGTATAAAAGCAGTTATTCAAAAAGGAGAAAAGAGGGTGGTGTTACATGGCGGCGCTTAA
- a CDS encoding GNAT family N-acetyltransferase, with product MNEQIKIRKATKEDWERIYHLYNSLSDEDLYLRFFHLYRITEEDAKKIASNEDHVTFLAEVDGKVVGEASLHKDGEFSLVVDRNYRTLGIGTLLVKTLIEEARKSGLSTIKFYTLPENTPMIKIGRKLGFKLRFYEDEVYGEMKLTEKELNVNIATSSAP from the coding sequence ATGAATGAACAGATAAAGATAAGGAAAGCTACTAAGGAAGATTGGGAGAGAATTTACCATTTATATAACTCTTTGAGTGACGAAGATCTGTATTTAAGATTCTTCCATCTTTATAGAATAACTGAAGAAGATGCAAAGAAGATAGCTTCTAATGAAGATCATGTTACGTTCTTAGCAGAAGTGGACGGAAAAGTAGTTGGAGAAGCGTCACTACATAAGGATGGAGAGTTCTCATTAGTTGTTGACAGAAATTACAGAACATTAGGAATAGGAACTTTACTAGTTAAAACCCTAATTGAAGAGGCTAGAAAATCTGGTTTAAGCACAATAAAATTCTACACCTTACCAGAAAATACTCCGATGATAAAAATTGGGAGAAAACTTGGTTTTAAACTAAGGTTTTACGAAGATGAAGTTTATGGAGAAATGAAACTAACAGAAAAAGAGTTAAACGTTAATATAGCAACATCCTCTGCTCCATAA